From the genome of Parazoarcus communis, one region includes:
- a CDS encoding polyprenyl synthetase family protein: MSQNDFADWMRQVQARTETALADVLPDPNLAPARLHEAMRYAVLGGGKRVRPLLVHAAGQLVGAPSAHLDHAACAVELIHAYSLVHDDMPCMDDDILRRGKPTVHVEYDEATALLVGDALQTLAFQVLADNPVSATPAGQIAMIRQLATASGSRGMAGGQAIDLAAVGKQLSREELEFMHVHKTGALIRASVLLGAQAGTPPDEADLQRLDRYAKLIGLLFQVVDDILDAEADTATLGKTAGKDADNDKPTYVSLIGLDEAKRLSREMLAEAHEALAPLGERAARLRALADYIVHRPF; this comes from the coding sequence ATGAGCCAGAACGACTTTGCCGACTGGATGCGTCAGGTTCAGGCGCGCACCGAAACGGCGCTGGCGGACGTCCTGCCCGATCCGAACCTCGCCCCTGCCCGCCTCCACGAAGCAATGCGCTACGCGGTACTCGGTGGTGGCAAGCGGGTGCGCCCGCTGCTCGTTCATGCTGCCGGGCAGCTCGTCGGCGCACCGTCTGCGCACCTCGACCACGCTGCCTGCGCGGTCGAACTGATCCACGCCTACTCGCTGGTGCATGACGACATGCCGTGCATGGATGACGACATCCTGCGTCGCGGCAAACCGACCGTACATGTCGAATATGACGAAGCGACCGCGCTGCTGGTTGGCGATGCATTGCAAACCCTCGCGTTCCAGGTGCTCGCCGACAACCCGGTCAGTGCCACACCTGCGGGCCAGATCGCAATGATCCGCCAGCTGGCCACTGCCTCGGGCTCGCGTGGCATGGCAGGCGGTCAGGCCATCGACCTCGCTGCAGTCGGCAAGCAGTTGTCGCGCGAAGAGCTCGAGTTCATGCATGTCCACAAGACCGGCGCCCTCATTCGCGCGTCGGTGCTGCTCGGCGCGCAGGCCGGCACGCCCCCCGACGAGGCAGACCTCCAGCGTCTGGACCGTTACGCCAAGCTGATCGGCCTGCTTTTCCAGGTGGTCGATGACATCCTCGATGCCGAGGCCGACACGGCCACGCTTGGCAAGACTGCGGGCAAGGATGCCGACAATGACAAACCGACCTATGTCAGCCTGATCGGGCTCGATGAAGCCAAGCGCCTGTCGCGGGAGATGCTCGCCGAAGCGCATGAGGCACTGGCACCGCTCGGCGAGCGCGCCGCCCGCTTGCGTGCGCTGGCCGACTACATCGTGCATCGCCCATTCTGA
- the dxs gene encoding 1-deoxy-D-xylulose-5-phosphate synthase, translating to MSPYKNLERITSPADLRALERRELGLVADELRAFLIESVSKTGGHLSSNLGTVELTIALHYVFNTPEDRIVWDVGHQTYGHKILTGRREAMSNLRRWGGISGFPRRCESEYDTFGTAHSSTSISAALGMAAAARDRGEDRQSIAVIGDGAMSAGMAFEALNNAGDMEGVNLLVILNDNEMSISPPVGALTKILARLMSGSTYNTARRVGEKVLGMAPSVAELARKVEEHVKGMITPGTLFEEFGFHYYGPIDGHDLDALVPTLQNLRKLKGPQFLHVITRKGQGYKLAEADPILYHGVSKFDRNAGIQSSKTGAKLTYTQVFGDWLCDMAATDPRVVGITPAMREGSGLVRFEQEFPDRYYDVGIAEQHALTFAAGMACEGYRPVVAIYSTFLQRAYDQLVHDIALQNLPVVLAVDRGGLVGADGATHHGAFDLSFLSCIPNMVVMAPADENECRQMLYTAVCHDGPTAVRYPRGSGTGVAPETAMTALPIGKAETKRQGKRIALLAFGSMVNTATTVGEVLDATVVNMRFIKPLDDALIVELAASHDLLVTIEENAVIGGAGSEVARVVETLAERPRILRLGLPDNFIDHGEQGQLLASIGLDKDGILASIAKAYPGNS from the coding sequence ATGTCTCCGTACAAAAATCTAGAACGCATCACCTCACCCGCCGACCTGCGCGCCCTCGAACGCCGCGAACTGGGTCTCGTCGCCGATGAGCTGCGTGCGTTCCTGATTGAGTCGGTATCCAAGACCGGCGGACATCTGTCATCGAACCTGGGTACGGTCGAACTGACGATCGCCCTGCACTACGTGTTCAACACCCCGGAAGATCGCATCGTCTGGGACGTCGGGCATCAAACCTACGGCCACAAGATCCTGACCGGGCGCCGTGAAGCGATGAGCAATCTGCGGCGCTGGGGCGGCATTTCCGGCTTTCCCCGCCGCTGCGAAAGCGAGTACGACACGTTCGGCACCGCGCACTCCTCGACCTCCATCTCGGCGGCACTCGGCATGGCCGCAGCGGCCCGCGACCGCGGCGAGGACAGGCAGTCGATTGCGGTCATCGGTGACGGCGCAATGTCGGCAGGCATGGCCTTCGAGGCGCTGAACAACGCTGGCGACATGGAAGGCGTCAACCTGCTGGTGATTCTGAACGACAACGAAATGTCGATCTCGCCACCCGTCGGTGCGCTCACCAAGATTCTTGCCCGTCTGATGTCCGGCTCAACCTACAACACCGCCCGCCGCGTCGGCGAGAAAGTGCTGGGAATGGCACCTTCCGTTGCGGAGCTGGCGCGCAAGGTCGAAGAGCACGTAAAAGGCATGATCACCCCGGGCACCCTGTTCGAGGAGTTCGGCTTTCATTACTACGGCCCGATCGACGGCCACGATCTCGACGCCCTTGTGCCCACACTGCAGAACCTGCGCAAGCTCAAGGGCCCTCAGTTCCTGCATGTGATTACCCGCAAGGGACAGGGTTACAAGCTCGCCGAAGCCGACCCCATTCTTTACCACGGCGTCTCCAAGTTCGACCGCAACGCCGGCATCCAGAGCAGCAAGACCGGCGCCAAGCTCACCTATACCCAGGTATTCGGTGACTGGTTGTGCGACATGGCTGCGACCGACCCGCGCGTCGTCGGCATTACGCCGGCCATGCGCGAAGGCTCGGGCCTGGTACGTTTCGAACAGGAATTCCCCGACCGCTACTACGATGTCGGCATCGCCGAGCAGCACGCGCTGACCTTCGCCGCGGGCATGGCCTGCGAAGGCTATCGCCCGGTGGTGGCGATCTACTCGACCTTCCTGCAGCGCGCTTACGACCAGTTGGTGCATGACATTGCGCTGCAGAACCTGCCGGTAGTACTGGCCGTCGATCGCGGTGGTCTGGTCGGAGCCGACGGCGCGACCCACCATGGCGCGTTCGACCTGTCCTTCCTGTCGTGCATCCCGAACATGGTGGTGATGGCGCCGGCCGATGAGAACGAATGCCGGCAGATGCTCTACACCGCAGTCTGTCACGACGGACCCACCGCAGTGCGCTACCCGCGCGGCAGTGGCACCGGCGTTGCGCCGGAAACCGCGATGACCGCACTGCCCATCGGCAAGGCCGAAACGAAACGGCAGGGCAAGCGCATCGCGCTGCTCGCCTTCGGCAGCATGGTCAATACGGCCACCACAGTGGGCGAAGTGCTCGATGCGACGGTTGTTAACATGCGCTTCATCAAGCCGCTCGACGACGCGCTGATTGTTGAACTTGCCGCGAGCCACGACCTGCTGGTGACGATCGAGGAGAACGCCGTCATCGGCGGCGCAGGCTCGGAGGTCGCACGTGTCGTCGAAACACTCGCCGAACGTCCGCGCATCCTGCGTCTCGGCCTCCCCGACAATTTCATCGACCATGGCGAGCAGGGACAGCTTCTGGCCTCGATCGGCCTCGACAAGGACGGCATTCTCGCAAGTATTGCGAAAGCCTATCCAGGCAATAGTTGA
- the folE2 gene encoding GTP cyclohydrolase FolE2 produces MNTQAAQAIPDVQSSIDRREIAINKVGIKAIRHPIKVSDKSGGVQHTVATFNMYVGLPHNFKGTHMSRFVEILNSNEREISVESFEPMLREMVTRLEAETGHVEMSFPYFINKAAPVSGVQSLMDYEVTFIGTIHEGGRYAFTMRIMVPVTSLCPCSKKISEYGAHNQRSHVTVTATLNDHLWIEDVVQLVEGQASCEVYGLLKRPDEKYVTERAYENPKFVEDMVRDVAGLLNHEPRIDAYSVESENFESIHNHSAYALIERDKRQAA; encoded by the coding sequence ATGAACACCCAGGCAGCACAGGCCATTCCCGACGTCCAGAGCAGCATCGATCGCCGCGAGATTGCGATCAACAAAGTCGGGATCAAGGCGATCCGTCACCCGATCAAGGTCAGCGACAAGTCGGGCGGCGTGCAGCACACCGTTGCCACTTTCAACATGTATGTCGGCTTGCCCCATAACTTCAAGGGCACCCACATGTCGCGCTTCGTTGAGATCCTCAACAGCAACGAGCGTGAGATTTCGGTCGAGTCCTTCGAGCCGATGCTGCGTGAAATGGTGACGCGCCTCGAGGCCGAAACCGGTCACGTCGAGATGAGCTTCCCCTACTTCATCAACAAGGCAGCACCGGTATCCGGCGTGCAGAGCCTGATGGATTACGAAGTCACCTTCATCGGCACCATCCACGAAGGCGGTCGCTACGCGTTCACCATGCGCATCATGGTGCCCGTCACCAGCCTGTGCCCGTGCTCGAAGAAGATCTCCGAATACGGCGCGCACAACCAGCGCTCGCATGTCACGGTCACCGCAACGCTGAACGACCATCTGTGGATCGAGGACGTCGTACAACTGGTTGAAGGCCAGGCATCGTGCGAAGTCTATGGCCTGCTCAAACGCCCCGACGAAAAGTACGTTACCGAGCGCGCCTACGAGAATCCGAAGTTCGTCGAAGACATGGTCCGCGACGTCGCCGGCCTGCTCAACCACGAGCCACGCATCGACGCCTACTCGGTCGAATCGGAAAACTTCGAATCGATTCACAACCACTCGGCTTACGCACTCATCGAACGGGACAAGCGTCAGGCGGCCTGA
- a CDS encoding LLM class flavin-dependent oxidoreductase — MTLPSVPLSVLDLAPVPQGSTPADALRNTTALARHTERLGFNRYWLAEHHNMTGIASAATAVVIGHVAAATSSIRVGAGGIMLPNHAPLVIAEQFGTLESLFPGRIDLGLGRAPGTDQRTARALRRNLASSDDSFPQDVAELQFYFAPPQANQPVRAVPGAGLDVPIWLLGSSLYSAELAAHLGLPFAFASHFAPRFLMQAIDLYRSRFRPSATLDEPYVMVGANAIGADSDDEAQFLLRSLRLRFAAMARGVRGTLPPPEDFRESDWTAAELAFADESLSCAAVGATSSMATQLSALVAQTGADEMILTAQIFDHQARLHSYEVLAQAWGLAPLGASRS; from the coding sequence ATGACTCTGCCCTCCGTCCCGCTGTCGGTGCTCGATCTTGCACCGGTTCCACAGGGCAGCACGCCTGCCGACGCGCTGCGCAACACCACCGCGCTTGCACGTCACACCGAGCGCCTCGGTTTCAATCGCTACTGGCTTGCCGAACACCACAACATGACCGGCATCGCCAGTGCGGCGACGGCGGTGGTCATTGGTCACGTGGCCGCGGCAACCTCGAGCATTCGCGTCGGCGCTGGCGGGATCATGCTGCCGAACCACGCTCCGCTTGTCATTGCCGAGCAGTTCGGCACGCTCGAGTCGCTCTTTCCCGGGCGCATCGATCTCGGCCTCGGTCGCGCACCGGGCACCGACCAGCGCACCGCGCGCGCATTGCGGCGAAACCTCGCCAGCAGTGATGACAGCTTCCCGCAGGACGTTGCGGAACTCCAGTTCTACTTTGCTCCGCCACAAGCCAACCAGCCTGTGCGAGCTGTTCCGGGCGCAGGTCTGGATGTGCCGATCTGGCTGCTCGGTTCCAGCCTCTACAGTGCGGAGCTCGCAGCCCACCTCGGCCTGCCCTTCGCCTTCGCGTCGCACTTCGCGCCGCGCTTCCTGATGCAGGCAATCGATCTCTATCGCAGCCGCTTCAGACCATCCGCCACGCTCGATGAACCCTATGTGATGGTCGGCGCCAATGCGATCGGCGCGGACAGCGACGACGAAGCGCAGTTTCTGCTGCGCTCGCTGCGCCTGCGCTTTGCGGCCATGGCCCGCGGCGTGCGTGGCACGCTTCCGCCCCCGGAGGACTTCAGGGAAAGCGACTGGACGGCAGCAGAGCTCGCCTTTGCCGACGAGTCCCTGTCGTGCGCGGCAGTCGGTGCCACCTCAAGCATGGCCACGCAGCTGTCTGCGCTCGTCGCGCAAACTGGTGCCGACGAAATGATCCTCACCGCGCAGATCTTCGATCACCAGGCGCGGCTGCATTCGTATGAGGTCCTTGCCCAAGCATGGGGTCTGGCGCCCCTGGGCGCATCGCGAAGCTGA
- a CDS encoding DUF3014 domain-containing protein, protein MSSRTLKGVLLVAVLAIGAGVAYLGFGPAPEQVRPAEPVPQVQQPAEPASSGLIEPVIRYPIVPELAVVEAPAEAAVLPPPELAGSDDRVAAEFGSSFGGGLGELVVVKDLVRRIVVTVDNLPGERLPLSRSPVRKADGGFIVNEQDGARSIAADNEARYLPYVLFAEQADMRMLVAAYRRLYPLFQAAYDELGYPSAYFNDRLVVVIDHMLAAPEVAGPIRLIQPKVRYRFEDPELEALSAGQKIMVRMGVDNARRIKARLRELRQGLTAGAPAR, encoded by the coding sequence GTGAGCTCAAGAACGCTGAAGGGTGTATTGCTGGTTGCGGTGCTTGCGATCGGAGCGGGTGTTGCGTATCTGGGGTTCGGGCCAGCGCCCGAGCAAGTCAGGCCGGCCGAACCTGTCCCGCAAGTGCAGCAGCCGGCGGAGCCTGCGTCGTCAGGGCTGATCGAGCCGGTCATTCGCTACCCGATCGTGCCCGAGCTCGCCGTGGTCGAGGCGCCGGCAGAAGCTGCAGTCCTACCACCGCCCGAGCTCGCCGGCAGTGACGACCGTGTGGCTGCGGAGTTCGGCAGCAGCTTCGGCGGCGGTCTGGGCGAGCTTGTCGTGGTGAAGGATCTCGTACGGCGGATCGTGGTGACGGTGGATAACCTGCCTGGTGAGCGGCTGCCCTTGTCTCGCTCCCCGGTGCGCAAGGCCGACGGCGGGTTCATTGTTAATGAACAGGACGGCGCACGGAGTATTGCGGCCGACAACGAGGCGCGTTATCTGCCGTACGTCCTGTTCGCCGAGCAGGCCGACATGCGCATGCTCGTTGCCGCGTACCGGCGGCTGTATCCCTTGTTTCAGGCTGCATATGACGAGCTTGGCTACCCGTCCGCCTATTTCAACGATCGCTTGGTCGTCGTCATTGATCACATGCTGGCAGCGCCCGAAGTCGCAGGCCCGATTCGCCTGATTCAACCCAAGGTGCGTTACCGCTTCGAAGACCCCGAACTCGAAGCCTTGTCCGCAGGGCAGAAGATCATGGTGCGGATGGGCGTCGACAATGCACGTCGAATCAAGGCAAGACTGCGCGAACTGCGGCAGGGACTCACTGCGGGTGCGCCAGCGCGCTGA
- a CDS encoding alpha-ketoacid dehydrogenase subunit beta, giving the protein MAQITVQEAIDQALAEEMARDPRVLLMGEGVATKRHALVEAFGGERVRNTPLAEGIIAGTAAGAAATGLRPVADLLFAPFLCYAMDELVNSAGKLRYLSGGQFSFPLVAITMTGAGWCVGAQHNHNIEAWFVHSPGVKVVMPSSVADFKGLLKAAIRDDNPVLFFVDIGLAFVAGDVPDGECLVPIGEAMVRRAGEDVTLISYAKTVAVCEEAAQALAGQGVSAEVIDLRTLKPLDEASILASVRKTGRAIIVHEASRSCGVGAEIAATIADKAFAALKAPVRRVAGPDAPAAASFPLEQAFVPQASAVVDTALRFFA; this is encoded by the coding sequence ATGGCACAGATTACAGTTCAGGAAGCGATCGATCAGGCGCTGGCCGAGGAGATGGCACGCGACCCGCGCGTGTTGCTGATGGGCGAAGGCGTGGCGACGAAACGACATGCGCTGGTGGAGGCCTTCGGGGGCGAGCGGGTGCGCAACACCCCGCTGGCCGAGGGCATCATCGCCGGCACGGCTGCAGGTGCGGCGGCTACCGGCCTGCGTCCCGTTGCCGACCTGCTGTTCGCGCCTTTCCTGTGTTACGCGATGGACGAGCTGGTCAACAGTGCGGGAAAGCTGCGCTATCTGTCCGGCGGACAGTTCAGCTTTCCGCTGGTGGCGATCACGATGACCGGTGCCGGCTGGTGTGTCGGTGCCCAGCACAACCACAACATTGAAGCCTGGTTTGTGCATAGCCCGGGCGTGAAGGTGGTCATGCCCTCGAGCGTGGCGGATTTCAAGGGACTGCTCAAGGCTGCGATTCGAGATGACAACCCGGTGCTGTTCTTTGTCGATATCGGTCTCGCCTTCGTCGCCGGCGACGTGCCGGATGGCGAATGTCTGGTGCCGATCGGCGAGGCGATGGTGCGCAGGGCAGGGGAGGATGTCACCCTGATCTCCTATGCGAAGACGGTCGCAGTGTGCGAAGAGGCGGCGCAGGCGCTTGCCGGGCAGGGCGTGTCGGCAGAAGTCATCGATCTGCGCACGCTCAAGCCGCTGGATGAGGCGAGTATCCTCGCTTCGGTCAGGAAGACGGGAAGGGCCATCATCGTGCATGAGGCGAGCCGGAGCTGCGGTGTCGGCGCCGAGATTGCCGCCACCATCGCGGACAAGGCTTTCGCTGCGCTCAAGGCTCCGGTGCGGAGGGTGGCTGGCCCGGACGCACCCGCAGCGGCAAGTTTCCCGCTCGAGCAGGCCTTCGTGCCGCAGGCGAGCGCAGTGGTCGACACCGCGCTGCGCTTCTTCGCCTGA